The following proteins come from a genomic window of Drosophila sulfurigaster albostrigata strain 15112-1811.04 chromosome X, ASM2355843v2, whole genome shotgun sequence:
- the LOC133847495 gene encoding cytosolic purine 5'-nucleotidase isoform X3 codes for MSQEVAAVAGMAEAQAQAPFSGEYFDMPPFHCEMSDSAPNTPGPNSVPKKYYRHAAHRVFVNRSLHLENIKYYGFDMDYTLAEYKSPQYEQLGFNLVKERLVSMGYPKEILQFEYDPTFPVRGLWFDTLYGNLLKVDAYGNILVCVHGFEFIKHHQVYELYPNKFLKLDESRVYVLNTLFNLPETYLLACLVDFFNHSSEFVRVERGIKAGDFLFTYKSIFQDVRRAVDWVHSDGDLKRRTTQNMAYYVKKDARLPTVLSRIRVSGAKVFMLTNSDYTYTNEIMTYLFDFPHGADVNEPHRDWKTYFDVIVVDARKPLFFDEGTVLRQVDTKTGSLKIGTHIGPLQPGQVYSGGSCELFTKFINAKGKDVLYVGDHIFGDILKSKKIRGWRTFLIVPELVRELHVWTDECQLFAQLQNLDINLGDLYRDLDSSAKVKPDISHLRTSIRDVTHKMDMSYGMMGSLFRSGSRQTFFSSQVVRYADVYAATLLNLIYYPFSYMFRAPAMLLPHESTVAHDQVHQPPPPPPSSSSTTLEDASSSSSSKNTGSTSGSGSGSGSGSVSGSVSGTTVRADESQNGSNNSPVKDPKDLHRASSIVHTRPSTPTVVTHTHDEDYSEEEETASGAESTTEQQKRNEASD; via the exons AGTTTTTGTGAACCGTTCGCTGCATTTGGAGAACATTAAGTACTATGGCTTCGACATGGACTATACATTGGCAG AGTACAAATCTCCGCAATATGAGCAGCTGGGATTCAATTTGGTCAAGGAGCGTCTGGTGTCGATGGGATATCCCAAGGagattttgcaatttgaatacGATCCAACATTTCCAGTGCGCGGCCTTTGGTTCGACACGCTCTACGGCAATCTGCTGAAGGTCGATGCCTATGGCAACATTTTGGTCTGTGTGCATGGCTTTGAGTTCATCAAGCA TCACCAGGTGTACGAGTTGTATCCGAACAAGTTTTTAAAGCTGGATGAGTCGCGTGTTTATGTGCTCAATACGCTATTCAATTTGCCAGAGACATATTTGTTGGCCTGTCTTGTCGATTTCTTTAACCATAGCTCTGAATTTGTGCG CGTTGAACGCGGCATCAAAGCTGgtgattttctttttacctATAAGTCGATTTTCCAGGACGTGCGTCGTGCCGTCGACTGGGTGCATTCCGATGGCGATCTGAAGCGTCGTACCACACAG AACATGGCGTACTATGTGAAGAAGGATGCTCGCTTGCCCACAGTGCTGTCGCGCATCCGCGTCTCGGGTGCCAAGGTGTTCATGCTAACGAACAGCGATTATACGTACACCAACGAGATCATGACCTATCTGTTTGACTTTCCCCATGGCGCCGATGTGAATGAACCGCATCGCGACTGGAAGACCTACTTCGATGTGATCGTGGTGGATGCGAGGAAGCCGCTGTTCTTCGACGAGGGAACCGTGCTGCGACAGGTGGACACAAAGACGGGCAGCCTGAAGATTGGCACACACATTGGGCCACTGCAGCCGGGGCAAGTGTATTCGGGGGGTTCGTGCGAACTCTTCACCAAATTCATCAATGCCAAGGGCAAGGATGTGCTCTATGTGGGCGATCACATCTTTGGCGACATACTCAAATCGAAGAAGATACGCGGCTGGCGCACGTTCCTCATTGTGCCCGAGCTCGTGCGGGAGTTGCACGTGTGGACCGACGAGTGTCAATTGTTTGCTCAACTCCAGAATTTGGACATTAATCTGGGTGATTTGTATCGCGATCTGGACTCGAGTGCCAAGGTTAAGCCGGACATATCGCATCTGCGCACCAGCATACGCGATGTCACACACAAAATGGACATGTCCTATGGCATGATGGGTTCACTCTTCCGCTCGGGATCGCGACAAACGTTCTTCTCCAGCCAAGTGGTGCGATATGCCGATGTGTATGCCGCCACGCTGCTCAATCTCATCTATTACCCCTTCTCGTACATGTTCCGAGCACCGgcgatgctgctgccacacgaGTCGACGGTGGCTCACGATCAGGTGCATcagccgccgccaccgccgccatcCTCGTCCAGCACAACACTCGAGGatgcgagcagcagcagcagcagcaagaacacTGGCTCAACTTCCGGTTCTGGTTCCGGTTCCGGTTCTGGCTCCGTTTCCGGCTCTGTTTCCGGCACCACTGTGCGTGCAGATGAATCACAgaatggcagcaacaattcGCCCGTCAAGGATCCCAAGGATCTGCATCGTGCC AGCTCCATTGTGCACACACGCCCATCGACGCCCACTGTGGTCACCCACACACACGACGAGGACTATTccgaggaggaggagactGCCAGTGGCGCTGAGTCGACGACAGAGCAGCAGAAACGCAACGAAGCCTCCGACTAA
- the LOC133847495 gene encoding cytosolic purine 5'-nucleotidase isoform X4: MSDSAPNTPGPNSVPKKYYRHAAHRVFVNRSLHLENIKYYGFDMDYTLAEYKSPQYEQLGFNLVKERLVSMGYPKEILQFEYDPTFPVRGLWFDTLYGNLLKVDAYGNILVCVHGFEFIKHHQVYELYPNKFLKLDESRVYVLNTLFNLPETYLLACLVDFFNHSSEFVRVERGIKAGDFLFTYKSIFQDVRRAVDWVHSDGDLKRRTTQNMAYYVKKDARLPTVLSRIRVSGAKVFMLTNSDYTYTNEIMTYLFDFPHGADVNEPHRDWKTYFDVIVVDARKPLFFDEGTVLRQVDTKTGSLKIGTHIGPLQPGQVYSGGSCELFTKFINAKGKDVLYVGDHIFGDILKSKKIRGWRTFLIVPELVRELHVWTDECQLFAQLQNLDINLGDLYRDLDSSAKVKPDISHLRTSIRDVTHKMDMSYGMMGSLFRSGSRQTFFSSQVVRYADVYAATLLNLIYYPFSYMFRAPAMLLPHESTVAHDQVHQPPPPPPSSSSTTLEDASSSSSSKNTGSTSGSGSGSGSGSVSGSVSGTTVRADESQNGSNNSPVKDPKDLHRASSIVHTRPSTPTVVTHTHDEDYSEEEETASGAESTTEQQKRNEASD; this comes from the exons AGTTTTTGTGAACCGTTCGCTGCATTTGGAGAACATTAAGTACTATGGCTTCGACATGGACTATACATTGGCAG AGTACAAATCTCCGCAATATGAGCAGCTGGGATTCAATTTGGTCAAGGAGCGTCTGGTGTCGATGGGATATCCCAAGGagattttgcaatttgaatacGATCCAACATTTCCAGTGCGCGGCCTTTGGTTCGACACGCTCTACGGCAATCTGCTGAAGGTCGATGCCTATGGCAACATTTTGGTCTGTGTGCATGGCTTTGAGTTCATCAAGCA TCACCAGGTGTACGAGTTGTATCCGAACAAGTTTTTAAAGCTGGATGAGTCGCGTGTTTATGTGCTCAATACGCTATTCAATTTGCCAGAGACATATTTGTTGGCCTGTCTTGTCGATTTCTTTAACCATAGCTCTGAATTTGTGCG CGTTGAACGCGGCATCAAAGCTGgtgattttctttttacctATAAGTCGATTTTCCAGGACGTGCGTCGTGCCGTCGACTGGGTGCATTCCGATGGCGATCTGAAGCGTCGTACCACACAG AACATGGCGTACTATGTGAAGAAGGATGCTCGCTTGCCCACAGTGCTGTCGCGCATCCGCGTCTCGGGTGCCAAGGTGTTCATGCTAACGAACAGCGATTATACGTACACCAACGAGATCATGACCTATCTGTTTGACTTTCCCCATGGCGCCGATGTGAATGAACCGCATCGCGACTGGAAGACCTACTTCGATGTGATCGTGGTGGATGCGAGGAAGCCGCTGTTCTTCGACGAGGGAACCGTGCTGCGACAGGTGGACACAAAGACGGGCAGCCTGAAGATTGGCACACACATTGGGCCACTGCAGCCGGGGCAAGTGTATTCGGGGGGTTCGTGCGAACTCTTCACCAAATTCATCAATGCCAAGGGCAAGGATGTGCTCTATGTGGGCGATCACATCTTTGGCGACATACTCAAATCGAAGAAGATACGCGGCTGGCGCACGTTCCTCATTGTGCCCGAGCTCGTGCGGGAGTTGCACGTGTGGACCGACGAGTGTCAATTGTTTGCTCAACTCCAGAATTTGGACATTAATCTGGGTGATTTGTATCGCGATCTGGACTCGAGTGCCAAGGTTAAGCCGGACATATCGCATCTGCGCACCAGCATACGCGATGTCACACACAAAATGGACATGTCCTATGGCATGATGGGTTCACTCTTCCGCTCGGGATCGCGACAAACGTTCTTCTCCAGCCAAGTGGTGCGATATGCCGATGTGTATGCCGCCACGCTGCTCAATCTCATCTATTACCCCTTCTCGTACATGTTCCGAGCACCGgcgatgctgctgccacacgaGTCGACGGTGGCTCACGATCAGGTGCATcagccgccgccaccgccgccatcCTCGTCCAGCACAACACTCGAGGatgcgagcagcagcagcagcagcaagaacacTGGCTCAACTTCCGGTTCTGGTTCCGGTTCCGGTTCTGGCTCCGTTTCCGGCTCTGTTTCCGGCACCACTGTGCGTGCAGATGAATCACAgaatggcagcaacaattcGCCCGTCAAGGATCCCAAGGATCTGCATCGTGCC AGCTCCATTGTGCACACACGCCCATCGACGCCCACTGTGGTCACCCACACACACGACGAGGACTATTccgaggaggaggagactGCCAGTGGCGCTGAGTCGACGACAGAGCAGCAGAAACGCAACGAAGCCTCCGACTAA